In a genomic window of Sporosarcina trichiuri:
- a CDS encoding 5' nucleotidase, NT5C type, protein MSRCRFGIDIDGTVTTPSSLLPHINKKFGCNLVLDDIKEYDLTAAFDVDPVEFHNWYKETEAEICLASSVQENAKRILEDWRMHEAELFYISARGAEVTDATAEWFRREQIPYDHIELIGSHRKIETARKFGIDVFFEDKHDNAVDLHEELGIPVILFDTPYNRLPVPKGVIRVHTWDEADQWIRQHFFAANVN, encoded by the coding sequence TTGAGCCGCTGCCGCTTTGGGATCGACATAGACGGAACCGTAACGACGCCGTCCTCCCTCCTGCCGCATATCAATAAGAAGTTCGGCTGCAATCTTGTCCTGGATGATATCAAAGAGTATGATCTCACTGCCGCTTTCGACGTCGATCCGGTGGAGTTCCATAACTGGTACAAAGAAACCGAAGCGGAAATCTGCCTGGCTTCCTCTGTCCAGGAGAATGCCAAACGGATCCTGGAAGACTGGCGCATGCATGAGGCGGAACTCTTCTATATTTCCGCCCGCGGCGCAGAGGTCACAGATGCGACGGCGGAATGGTTCCGCCGGGAACAGATTCCTTATGATCATATCGAACTGATCGGCAGTCACAGGAAGATCGAAACTGCCCGCAAATTCGGCATCGACGTCTTCTTTGAAGACAAGCATGACAATGCGGTTGATCTCCATGAAGAACTCGGTATTCCGGTCATTCTCTTCGACACACCCTACAACCGCCTTCCGGTTCCGAAAGGGGTCATCCGGGTGCACACATGGGATGAAGCGGATCAATGGATCAGACAGCACTTTTTCGCAGCGAACGTCAATTGA
- a CDS encoding Fur family transcriptional regulator, whose product MNVERAWVVLKEHSFKRTKNREAILEYLAHQDGYTPAMHVCDFLKKDNPGLSFDTVYRNLATFSELGILEETELNGERQFRMHCDPGVHHHHFICTVCGTTRHIPACPMDLLAVDLPGVEIEGHKFEIYGKCSSCK is encoded by the coding sequence TTGAATGTAGAGAGAGCGTGGGTCGTCCTGAAAGAACACTCGTTCAAGAGGACGAAGAACAGGGAAGCGATCTTGGAGTATTTGGCACATCAGGACGGTTACACACCTGCGATGCATGTATGTGATTTCCTGAAGAAAGATAACCCGGGTCTCAGTTTCGATACGGTCTATAGGAACCTCGCCACCTTCTCGGAGCTCGGGATCTTGGAAGAGACCGAGCTGAATGGAGAGCGGCAGTTCCGCATGCACTGTGATCCCGGTGTCCACCATCATCATTTCATCTGCACAGTGTGCGGAACGACCCGGCATATTCCGGCCTGCCCGATGGACCTTCTCGCCGTGGACCTGCCGGGTGTGGAGATTGAAGGTCACAAGTTCGAGATCTATGGGAAATGCTCCTCTTGCAAATAG
- a CDS encoding metal ABC transporter permease gives MIDALATYGFLQNAFLSGIIIGIIAPMLGLFIVVRRLALIADALSHVSLAGIAGSLYLSQQVALFAGLNPVYLGMTAAVGGSLLIERLRRAYRNFEELAIPIILSAGIGFGAIFISLAKGFGADLVGYLFGSVSAVSRQDLAVVTILALVVFVFIYLFYKELFTLSFDADYSKASGIKGRWIQMLFMVLTALVIGASMRIVGILLVSSLMTLPVASAIQVAKSFKSAMLLSVLFGEVSVVAGLVSAYYLDIAPGGAIVVTAIVILLAVLLGKRLLGMRMPKVEEEVL, from the coding sequence ATGATTGACGCATTGGCAACCTATGGATTTCTTCAAAATGCTTTTTTGTCAGGGATCATCATCGGAATCATCGCACCGATGCTCGGTTTATTCATTGTCGTCCGGCGCCTGGCGCTGATCGCAGATGCTCTGAGCCATGTGTCTTTAGCGGGGATTGCGGGAAGTTTGTATTTAAGCCAGCAAGTCGCCTTGTTTGCCGGACTCAATCCTGTCTATCTGGGAATGACGGCAGCGGTGGGGGGATCATTGCTCATCGAGAGGCTCCGGAGGGCGTATCGGAATTTCGAAGAGCTGGCGATTCCGATCATCCTCTCGGCGGGTATCGGCTTCGGGGCGATTTTCATTTCGCTTGCGAAAGGATTCGGCGCTGATCTGGTCGGGTATCTGTTCGGTTCCGTCTCTGCGGTGAGCCGGCAGGATCTGGCGGTCGTCACCATCTTGGCGCTTGTGGTGTTCGTGTTCATCTATCTGTTCTATAAGGAACTGTTCACCCTTTCGTTCGATGCCGATTATTCCAAAGCGTCCGGTATCAAGGGCCGCTGGATCCAGATGCTCTTCATGGTACTGACGGCTCTCGTCATTGGGGCGTCCATGAGGATCGTCGGGATCCTGCTCGTATCCTCCCTGATGACCCTGCCGGTCGCGTCTGCCATCCAGGTCGCGAAAAGTTTCAAGTCCGCTATGCTGCTGTCCGTGCTCTTCGGAGAAGTCTCCGTCGTCGCCGGATTGGTGTCTGCCTACTACTTGGATATCGCTCCGGGCGGCGCTATCGTCGTGACAGCCATCGTAATCCTGCTGGCAGTGCTATTGGGGAAACGCCTGCTCGGCATGCGTATGCCGAAAGTGGAGGAGGAAGTGCTTTGA
- a CDS encoding metal ABC transporter ATP-binding protein, translated as MPESLVKLTDVSFSYGSSTVLKDITFSVEPGEFWALIGPNGSGKSTLIKLLLGLMKPGSGTIELFGRPAGSADRKERIGYVSQKANSFNSGFPATVLEVVRSGLTKKRGLFKRFTKEDTEAAITALQQVGMADFAARNIRELSGGQQQRVFIARALAAQPALLIMDEPTVGIDQQNSASFYTMLERLNRDSGIAIILVSHEIDLVTDLASHVACLNRTMHFHGGRRDFAKLGDRDLSTWYGHPVRLLHQKGGMGTDD; from the coding sequence ATGCCAGAGAGTTTAGTGAAACTGACAGATGTCTCGTTCAGTTATGGCAGTTCGACTGTCTTGAAAGATATTACATTCTCCGTGGAGCCGGGAGAATTCTGGGCGCTGATCGGCCCGAACGGTTCAGGGAAATCCACGCTCATCAAACTGCTGCTCGGCCTTATGAAGCCAGGAAGCGGTACGATCGAGCTGTTCGGCCGGCCTGCAGGCTCCGCCGATCGCAAAGAGCGGATCGGCTATGTGTCGCAAAAGGCCAACTCGTTCAACAGCGGGTTTCCGGCAACGGTGCTCGAAGTGGTGAGGAGCGGTCTGACCAAGAAAAGAGGGCTCTTCAAACGGTTTACAAAAGAGGATACTGAGGCGGCAATCACTGCATTGCAGCAAGTCGGGATGGCGGATTTCGCCGCCCGCAATATCCGAGAACTCTCCGGCGGCCAGCAGCAGCGGGTATTCATCGCCCGCGCTCTCGCTGCACAGCCGGCACTTCTGATCATGGATGAGCCGACAGTCGGAATCGACCAGCAAAACTCGGCTTCTTTCTATACTATGCTGGAGCGGCTGAATCGTGACTCGGGAATCGCGATAATTTTGGTTTCCCATGAAATCGATCTGGTCACGGACTTGGCGTCACACGTCGCCTGCCTGAACCGGACGATGCATTTCCACGGCGGACGCCGGGATTTCGCAAAGCTCGGGGATCGTGACCTGTCGACGTGGTACGGCCATCCTGTTCGTCTCCTGCATCAGAAAGGGGGCATGGGAACCGATGATTGA
- a CDS encoding deoxyribonuclease IV, protein MTEQPILIGSHVSMSGKEMLLGSSKDAAAFGSSTFMIYTGAPQNTRRKAIDELNIDAGRAHMEANGLSSMVVHAPYIINIANTVKPETFRLGVDFLQSEIERTAALGADQIVLHPGAHVGEGTDKGIAKIIEGLDEVLSSDSTVRIALETMAGKGTECGRSFAELARIIDGVKNNERLSVCFDTCHVHDAGYDIVNDFEGVLEEFDHFIGRDRISVIHVNDSKNVRGAGKDRHENIGFGHIGFEPLHYIVHHPSFKSVPKILETPFIGVDKKNKTAPYKEEISMLRSGEFTTAHRDALLGEASDV, encoded by the coding sequence ATGACAGAACAGCCAATTTTAATCGGATCGCATGTATCCATGAGTGGGAAAGAGATGCTGCTCGGTTCAAGCAAGGATGCAGCCGCTTTCGGATCCTCCACATTCATGATCTATACAGGAGCACCTCAGAATACGCGCCGGAAAGCCATCGATGAACTGAACATCGACGCAGGCCGTGCACATATGGAAGCGAACGGACTGTCCTCGATGGTCGTCCATGCCCCGTATATCATCAATATTGCAAACACCGTGAAACCGGAGACATTCCGGTTAGGTGTCGATTTCCTGCAGTCCGAGATCGAACGGACCGCAGCGCTCGGCGCGGATCAGATCGTTCTCCATCCAGGTGCCCATGTAGGGGAAGGGACGGACAAGGGGATCGCCAAGATCATCGAAGGGCTGGATGAGGTCCTATCGTCGGATTCAACTGTCAGGATTGCACTTGAAACGATGGCCGGCAAAGGAACGGAATGCGGCCGCAGTTTTGCAGAACTTGCCCGCATCATCGATGGCGTGAAAAATAACGAGCGCCTTTCAGTCTGCTTCGATACGTGCCACGTGCATGACGCGGGGTACGATATCGTCAATGACTTCGAAGGTGTGCTGGAAGAATTCGATCACTTCATCGGGCGGGACCGCATTTCTGTCATCCATGTGAATGACAGCAAAAATGTGCGCGGGGCGGGGAAGGACCGCCATGAGAATATCGGTTTTGGCCACATCGGATTCGAACCGCTCCATTACATCGTCCATCATCCTTCTTTCAAATCGGTTCCGAAGATCCTGGAAACGCCGTTCATCGGAGTGGATAAGAAGAATAAGACAGCGCCTTATAAAGAAGAGATCAGCATGCTGAGAAGCGGTGAGTTCACGACTGCGCACAGGGATGCTCTTCTCGGTGAAGCATCAGACGTATGA
- a CDS encoding DEAD/DEAH box helicase translates to MSRYTDYQFKPFLRDAIESLGFTSPTPIQKEMIPLILKGTSAIGQAHTGTGKSHSFLIPIAERIIPNEDQLQAVITAPTRELAIQLSDELKKLTENSGIRSLLLIGGTDKKRSADKLKSNPHIVIGTPGRIRDMAETGSLAIHTASILVIDEADLAFDMGFIEDIDQFASRMPNDLEMYVFSATIPEKLKPFLGKYMDSPMHVQLDAKKPLTEGMHYSLVPVRGMDRRKKLVQVLESINPYLAIIFTNTKQNADELASYLSGQGIKTGKLHGDLNARERTRMMKQIRDLEYQFIVATDLAARGIDIPGVSHVINYELPEDLEFYIHRVGRTARAGLEGIAITLYDPSEDDAIVKIEKLGVPFVHEDVKNGEWVQLKERHSRKNRPKEQDEIDKKAAAMIKKPTKVKPGYKKKRAQEVERFKKRQRRLTKKK, encoded by the coding sequence ATGTCTAGATACACTGATTACCAATTCAAGCCATTCCTTCGCGACGCGATCGAATCACTCGGATTCACAAGTCCCACTCCCATACAGAAAGAGATGATCCCGCTGATCCTGAAAGGGACGAGCGCAATCGGACAGGCACATACAGGAACAGGGAAGTCGCATAGTTTCCTGATTCCGATTGCAGAGCGCATCATTCCAAATGAAGACCAGCTGCAGGCAGTGATCACCGCACCTACACGGGAACTTGCAATCCAGCTGTCCGACGAATTGAAGAAGCTTACGGAAAACTCCGGAATCCGCTCCCTTCTCCTGATCGGCGGGACGGATAAGAAACGATCCGCGGACAAGCTGAAATCCAATCCGCACATCGTGATCGGAACGCCGGGACGGATCCGGGATATGGCCGAGACGGGATCCCTCGCAATCCATACAGCCAGCATCCTGGTGATCGATGAGGCCGACCTCGCATTCGACATGGGGTTCATCGAAGATATCGATCAATTCGCTTCCAGAATGCCGAATGATCTGGAAATGTACGTCTTTTCTGCGACCATTCCTGAAAAACTGAAACCTTTCCTCGGGAAATACATGGATTCACCGATGCACGTCCAGCTCGATGCGAAAAAGCCGCTGACGGAAGGGATGCATTATTCACTCGTGCCCGTACGGGGGATGGACCGGAGGAAGAAACTTGTCCAGGTACTTGAAAGCATCAACCCATACCTTGCGATCATCTTCACCAATACGAAACAGAATGCGGACGAACTGGCATCCTACCTTTCGGGCCAGGGCATTAAGACCGGGAAACTGCACGGTGACCTGAATGCCCGGGAAAGAACACGGATGATGAAGCAGATCCGTGACCTGGAGTACCAATTCATCGTGGCGACCGATCTCGCAGCACGCGGAATCGACATCCCCGGGGTCAGCCATGTCATCAATTATGAGCTCCCCGAAGACCTTGAATTCTACATTCACCGTGTCGGCAGGACGGCACGTGCGGGCTTAGAAGGGATTGCCATCACACTCTACGACCCATCCGAAGACGATGCGATCGTCAAAATCGAGAAACTCGGCGTGCCGTTCGTCCATGAAGATGTGAAGAACGGTGAATGGGTGCAGCTGAAAGAACGCCATTCCAGGAAGAACCGCCCGAAAGAGCAGGATGAAATCGATAAGAAAGCCGCCGCGATGATCAAAAAACCAACAAAAGTGAAACCCGGCTATAAAAAGAAACGCGCTCAGGAAGTGGAACGGTTCAAAAAACGGCAAAGGAGACTGACGAAGAAAAAATGA
- the vrrA gene encoding VrrA/YqfQ family protein gives MRYQSFYPFANQQRYAQASPQPYQQSIQQHQPYTSQSQPGQPDQQNAFQGFSPFSMNHLMGGAPQQPGNAPQARGSSKPEMYMETANRLITTVQQYAPIVQQFAPMIQNIPAMWKLYRGFQSLPDTGAAASAASAASSVNRTAAAAGPRPSVPKVFQPPI, from the coding sequence ATGAGATATCAGTCGTTTTATCCATTTGCGAACCAGCAGCGCTACGCACAGGCAAGTCCGCAGCCTTATCAGCAGTCTATCCAGCAGCACCAGCCATATACGTCTCAGTCCCAGCCAGGACAGCCGGATCAGCAGAATGCATTTCAGGGGTTTTCCCCTTTCAGCATGAACCATCTGATGGGAGGAGCGCCCCAGCAGCCCGGAAATGCTCCGCAGGCCCGCGGATCTTCAAAACCGGAGATGTATATGGAGACCGCCAACCGTCTCATCACGACAGTCCAGCAGTATGCCCCGATCGTCCAGCAGTTTGCACCGATGATCCAGAACATCCCGGCGATGTGGAAGCTGTATCGCGGGTTCCAGTCCCTGCCTGATACGGGCGCTGCAGCAAGTGCCGCAAGTGCTGCCTCATCGGTGAACCGGACGGCAGCTGCAGCCGGACCGCGGCCTTCTGTTCCGAAAGTGTTCCAGCCACCGATCTAA
- a CDS encoding 4-hydroxy-3-methylbut-2-enyl diphosphate reductase, whose amino-acid sequence MEVLKISPRGYCYGVVDAMVIARNAALDESLPRPIYILGMIVHNKHVTDAFEEDGIITLEGNNRLDILSQVEKGTVIFTAHGVSPEVRELARKKGLVSIDATCPDVTVTHDLIREKTADGYEIIYIGKSHHPEPEGALGVAPGKVHLVENTADIENLDLHNDKLLVTNQTTMSQWDVAHMMELLKEKFPQIEVHKEICMATQVRQEAVAEQAGEAELLIVVGDPKSNNSNRLTQVSVEIAGTPSYRISDVSEIQLEWLEGVERVAVTAGASTPTLIVREVIEFLTKYNPEDPSTHSAERKFELSRLLPKIKKPTPVTRIEPYV is encoded by the coding sequence ATGGAAGTATTGAAGATTTCCCCGAGGGGCTACTGCTACGGGGTCGTCGATGCAATGGTTATCGCGAGGAATGCGGCACTCGACGAATCGCTGCCGAGACCGATTTATATATTAGGCATGATTGTCCATAACAAGCACGTGACCGATGCATTCGAAGAGGACGGCATCATTACACTTGAAGGGAACAACCGGCTGGATATTCTGAGCCAGGTGGAAAAAGGAACAGTCATTTTTACCGCGCATGGCGTCTCCCCCGAAGTACGGGAGCTGGCAAGAAAGAAGGGCCTTGTTTCAATTGATGCGACGTGCCCGGATGTCACTGTCACACATGACCTGATCCGCGAGAAGACAGCCGACGGATATGAAATCATCTATATCGGCAAATCGCATCACCCGGAACCTGAAGGCGCCCTCGGTGTCGCTCCGGGGAAAGTGCATTTAGTTGAAAATACGGCAGACATCGAAAACCTCGATCTGCACAATGATAAGCTGCTGGTCACGAACCAGACGACCATGAGCCAGTGGGATGTCGCCCACATGATGGAGCTGCTGAAAGAGAAGTTTCCCCAGATCGAAGTGCACAAGGAAATCTGCATGGCGACCCAGGTACGGCAGGAAGCTGTCGCAGAGCAGGCGGGCGAGGCCGAGCTGCTCATCGTTGTCGGGGATCCGAAAAGCAACAACTCAAACCGTCTGACACAAGTGTCGGTCGAGATCGCCGGAACCCCTTCCTACAGGATCTCTGACGTTTCCGAAATCCAGCTGGAATGGCTCGAAGGCGTCGAGCGTGTAGCTGTGACTGCAGGTGCTTCCACGCCGACACTGATTGTCCGGGAAGTTATTGAATTCCTCACGAAGTACAACCCTGAAGACCCATCGACGCACAGTGCGGAACGGAAATTCGAACTCAGCCGTCTTCTTCCGAAAATCAAGAAACCGACGCCTGTCACACGGATCGAACCGTACGTTTAA
- a CDS encoding Nif3-like dinuclear metal center hexameric protein, with protein MKKVNGHEIIQLFESWSPRRLAMEGDPVGLHIGRLNRRVEKVLVTLDVNEQVVEEAIGRGAALILAHHPPLFRPAKHIWTDTPQGRMIELCLKNDISVYAAHTNLDIAIGGVNDLLAQKLGLADLEILQKTEEGTGEAMGLGRVGKLPDNMTLREFAEHVKECLDVPMVRVVGDTERTVRKVGVLGGDGNKYIHAAKRAGSDVLVTGDMYYHTAQDAEAIDLCIVDPGHNVEKVMIRGVAEKMTRLCEAETYDVEFLESQIRTEPFTFI; from the coding sequence TTGAAGAAGGTCAACGGTCATGAAATCATACAATTGTTCGAGTCATGGTCACCTAGAAGGCTTGCGATGGAAGGCGATCCCGTCGGTTTGCACATCGGCCGGCTGAACCGAAGGGTGGAAAAAGTGCTTGTGACACTGGACGTGAATGAGCAGGTTGTCGAAGAGGCGATCGGCAGGGGGGCGGCTTTGATACTCGCGCACCATCCGCCCCTATTCCGGCCGGCTAAGCATATCTGGACAGACACACCGCAAGGCCGGATGATCGAGCTGTGCCTGAAGAATGATATCTCGGTCTATGCCGCCCATACGAACCTTGATATCGCAATCGGCGGCGTGAATGACCTGCTTGCACAGAAACTGGGACTCGCCGATCTGGAAATCCTGCAGAAGACGGAAGAGGGGACGGGCGAAGCAATGGGCCTCGGCCGAGTAGGGAAGCTGCCGGACAACATGACATTGAGGGAGTTTGCCGAGCATGTGAAGGAATGCCTGGATGTTCCGATGGTCCGCGTCGTAGGAGACACGGAGCGGACTGTGCGGAAAGTCGGCGTTCTCGGAGGAGATGGGAACAAGTATATCCATGCGGCGAAACGGGCAGGTTCTGACGTGCTCGTGACCGGAGATATGTATTACCATACAGCACAGGACGCTGAAGCCATCGATCTGTGCATCGTCGATCCCGGCCATAACGTCGAGAAAGTGATGATCCGCGGCGTTGCGGAAAAAATGACACGCCTCTGCGAAGCTGAAACGTACGATGTTGAATTCCTCGAGTCCCAAATCCGCACAGAACCCTTCACCTTCATCTGA
- a CDS encoding tRNA (adenine(22)-N(1))-methyltransferase, whose protein sequence is MNAKRLSERLACVASFVKPGSVLADIGSDHAYLPCWLIQNSRIDKAVAGEVVRGPYESAKRNVAKEGLGDRITVRLADGLQAIMPEDGVDTVTIAGMGGTLIASILEAGAGRLADVNRLILQPNVHAKAIREWGAANGWRLIGEAILKEDRKLYEVLAMERGHAAYSPEEMFMGPFLMNERTEPFLEKWQGEAAEISRVLDRLSSSAQSPEASEKHRQLSETKELIERVLTD, encoded by the coding sequence ATGAATGCAAAAAGATTATCCGAACGGCTGGCGTGTGTCGCATCGTTTGTTAAGCCGGGGTCGGTGCTGGCCGACATTGGCAGCGACCATGCGTACCTGCCCTGCTGGCTCATACAGAACAGCCGGATCGATAAAGCGGTCGCCGGTGAAGTCGTGCGGGGGCCGTACGAATCGGCAAAACGGAACGTCGCAAAAGAAGGTCTGGGTGACCGGATCACCGTCCGTCTTGCAGACGGTCTCCAGGCGATCATGCCGGAAGACGGAGTGGATACAGTAACGATTGCAGGGATGGGTGGAACACTGATCGCTTCCATTCTGGAGGCGGGAGCCGGCCGGCTGGCGGACGTGAACCGGCTGATCCTGCAGCCGAACGTCCATGCCAAGGCGATCCGGGAATGGGGCGCTGCGAACGGTTGGCGGCTTATCGGCGAAGCGATCCTGAAAGAGGACCGCAAGCTGTATGAAGTGCTTGCCATGGAACGCGGACATGCAGCATACTCGCCGGAAGAAATGTTCATGGGTCCGTTCCTCATGAACGAACGGACAGAGCCGTTCCTCGAGAAATGGCAGGGGGAAGCAGCAGAAATCTCCCGCGTCCTGGATCGGCTCTCTTCGTCCGCACAAAGTCCGGAAGCTTCGGAAAAGCACCGGCAGCTGAGTGAAACAAAAGAATTGATCGAAAGGGTGCTGACAGATTGA
- the cccA gene encoding cytochrome c550: MGKNPVVPYILIFALGIGLIFFMSLYGIPQQKEIAGSDDEATEEGTKDEGADSGDFDPEAVAQQKCITCHGENLEGNIGPSLHGEGKDADELHEIIKNGKGGMPGGLIEDAHIDDMVDYILSLK; the protein is encoded by the coding sequence TTGGGTAAAAATCCTGTTGTTCCTTATATTCTGATTTTCGCGCTTGGAATCGGACTCATTTTCTTCATGTCCTTGTACGGGATTCCGCAGCAGAAGGAAATTGCCGGTTCGGATGATGAAGCAACTGAAGAAGGTACGAAAGACGAAGGCGCAGATTCCGGTGATTTCGATCCGGAAGCGGTCGCTCAGCAGAAATGTATTACATGTCATGGTGAAAACCTCGAAGGTAACATTGGGCCGAGCCTGCACGGTGAAGGCAAAGATGCCGATGAGCTCCATGAAATCATCAAGAATGGTAAAGGCGGCATGCCGGGTGGACTTATCGAAGATGCTCACATCGACGACATGGTCGACTACATTCTCTCTTTGAAATAA
- a CDS encoding acyl-CoA dehydrogenase family protein: MDFNLTEEQQMIQKTIREFASEEVAPGAIERDRTNEFPKEIFRKLSDMGMMGLPFSEEYGGAGADTTSFAIVTEELSRACASTGITYSAHISLGGAPLNLFGTEEQKQKYLRPICEGTSFGAFGLTEPNAGSDAGGTQTTAVLEDGTFTINGSKVYITNASYAKNLALTAITGKDESGGKEISAIIVPTDADGFTIIDNYEKMGLHASNTTELVLDNVRVAEENLLGKRGNGFRQFLVTLDGGRIGIGAMAVGIAQAAYDRALRYSKERKQFGKTLSEFQATQFKLADMALKIELARTIVYKAAWLKDQGRPFTKEAAMCKLYASEIAMEVADQAIQIHGGYGYMREYEVERYMRDAKLLEIGEGTSEVQRMVIARQIGC, from the coding sequence ATGGATTTTAACTTAACTGAAGAACAGCAGATGATACAGAAGACGATCCGGGAATTCGCCAGTGAGGAAGTCGCTCCCGGCGCGATTGAACGGGACCGTACAAATGAGTTTCCGAAAGAGATTTTCCGCAAACTTTCAGACATGGGGATGATGGGCCTGCCGTTTTCGGAGGAGTATGGGGGCGCCGGTGCGGATACGACCAGTTTTGCAATTGTCACGGAAGAGCTGAGCCGTGCCTGTGCTTCGACAGGGATTACATACTCCGCACATATTTCACTTGGCGGTGCGCCGCTCAATCTGTTCGGGACGGAAGAGCAGAAGCAGAAATATCTGCGCCCGATCTGCGAAGGGACATCGTTCGGCGCGTTCGGTCTGACAGAACCGAATGCCGGCTCGGATGCCGGAGGCACACAGACAACTGCCGTGCTGGAAGACGGCACCTTCACGATCAATGGGTCGAAGGTGTACATCACCAACGCCAGCTATGCAAAGAATCTGGCATTGACCGCAATTACAGGGAAGGATGAGTCAGGCGGCAAAGAGATCAGCGCCATCATCGTACCGACGGATGCGGACGGGTTCACAATCATCGACAATTATGAAAAGATGGGGCTTCACGCATCCAATACGACGGAGCTCGTACTGGATAATGTCCGGGTGGCGGAAGAAAACCTGCTCGGCAAGAGAGGGAACGGTTTCCGTCAGTTCCTTGTCACATTGGACGGCGGCAGGATCGGAATCGGAGCGATGGCTGTCGGAATCGCCCAGGCAGCTTATGACAGGGCCCTCCGCTATTCAAAAGAACGGAAACAGTTCGGTAAGACGCTGTCCGAATTCCAGGCGACGCAGTTCAAGCTCGCAGACATGGCGCTGAAGATCGAGCTCGCACGCACAATAGTGTACAAAGCCGCCTGGCTGAAAGACCAGGGCAGGCCGTTCACAAAAGAAGCGGCGATGTGTAAACTGTATGCGTCCGAAATTGCGATGGAAGTCGCCGATCAGGCGATCCAGATTCATGGCGGCTATGGCTATATGCGGGAGTACGAAGTCGAGCGCTATATGCGGGACGCCAAGCTGCTTGAAATCGGGGAGGGAACTTCCGAAGTCCAGCGTATGGTGATCGCCCGGCAGATCGGCTGCTGA
- the rpoD gene encoding RNA polymerase sigma factor RpoD, with protein MAKKEELTGETETTLEDAKAALLDSGKKSGELSLEEVTEKLAAFEMEPDQFEEFLDQIEAAGIEMEGKEDSAEDAPDKPAADEERFDLNDLSVPPGVKINDPVRMYLKEIGRVDLLTGKEEVELAKRIIAGDEEAKKRLAEANLRLVVSIAKRYVGRGMLFLDLIQEGNMGLIKAVEKFDHTKGFKFSTYATWWIRQAITRAIADQARTIRIPVHMVETINKLIRVQRQLLQDLGREPSPEEIGEEMELTPEKVREILKIAQEPVSLETPIGEEDDSHLGDFIEDSEAQSPSDHAAYELLKEQLEDVLDTLTDREENVLRLRFGLDDGRTRTLEEVGKVFGVTRERIRQIEAKALRKLRHPSRSKRLKDFLE; from the coding sequence ATGGCAAAAAAAGAGGAACTGACTGGCGAGACTGAAACTACATTGGAGGATGCCAAAGCGGCCCTGCTCGACAGCGGCAAGAAAAGCGGAGAGCTTTCTCTGGAAGAGGTTACAGAGAAACTTGCAGCCTTTGAAATGGAACCCGACCAGTTTGAGGAGTTTCTCGATCAGATCGAGGCAGCCGGCATCGAGATGGAAGGCAAAGAGGACAGCGCGGAAGATGCACCTGATAAGCCGGCTGCCGATGAGGAACGGTTCGATCTGAACGATCTCAGTGTTCCGCCGGGTGTGAAGATCAATGATCCTGTCCGTATGTATCTGAAAGAGATCGGCCGTGTCGACCTGCTTACCGGTAAAGAGGAAGTCGAATTGGCGAAGCGGATCATCGCTGGCGATGAGGAAGCGAAGAAAAGGCTTGCGGAAGCGAACTTGCGGTTGGTCGTCAGTATCGCAAAGCGCTATGTGGGCCGCGGAATGCTGTTCCTCGACCTCATCCAGGAAGGTAACATGGGGCTTATCAAAGCTGTTGAAAAGTTCGACCATACGAAAGGGTTCAAGTTCAGTACGTATGCGACTTGGTGGATCCGCCAGGCCATCACCCGTGCGATCGCGGACCAGGCGCGTACGATCCGGATTCCTGTCCATATGGTGGAAACCATCAACAAGCTGATCCGTGTCCAGCGCCAGCTGCTGCAGGATCTCGGCCGGGAACCATCGCCTGAGGAGATCGGCGAGGAAATGGAACTCACACCTGAGAAAGTGCGTGAGATCCTGAAGATTGCGCAAGAGCCCGTCTCTCTCGAAACACCGATCGGGGAAGAGGATGATTCCCATCTTGGTGATTTCATCGAGGATTCGGAAGCGCAGTCCCCGTCTGACCATGCAGCCTATGAACTGCTGAAGGAACAGCTGGAAGATGTGCTCGATACGCTGACCGACCGGGAAGAGAACGTCCTGCGTCTCCGCTTCGGACTGGATGACGGCAGAACAAGGACACTCGAGGAAGTCGGGAAAGTATTCGGCGTCACCCGGGAACGGATCCGGCAGATCGAAGCGAAAGCACTCAGAAAGCTGCGCCACCCATCCCGCAGCAAGCGTTTGAAAGACTTCCTGGAATGA